A stretch of DNA from Triticum dicoccoides isolate Atlit2015 ecotype Zavitan chromosome 2A, WEW_v2.0, whole genome shotgun sequence:
TTATGTAACAACAGCGAGTAGTGGAATCGTTCAAAGATTCAAGAATGGACACGCAGATCCTGCATGACATGTCACTTGTGCGTTGAAATTTAACCCAAAATGATTGTTTCTCTTGTTTGTTTTCAGTAACCGGAGGTATCGTTTCATCGTGCACTTGTGACACCAGTTATCCAAAAATCCCGCGTCTACCAAGAGCTACGTACCACTTTAGGAAAACTACCTAACAACTAAACCTCTCCCTCCTTATTTTTAGGGGATGGACCCGTCCTTCCCCGAGTAATGCTACATTCACAGATGATTACGGGGGTTTTACCGTGTAATTATGACTTGGCAAATGGTGATTGGGGTTAAGAAGGAGGGAGGGCGCCACCCAAGCGCGTAGCTAGGCCCCAGGCTACCCTGGCCATGGCCTAGGGCGTGGCAATGCATTTCTTTGTTGACTGTTCACATTTTACCACTGTTCATTTAAACTGTTCTTTTGTAGTTGGTTCGGGGCGTCGGAAAATCCTAGCTACACAACTGGCCCCACCCACCTAAAAATCAGGGGGTGGAGAGAATTAAAGGAAGGGGTCCGTGAAACCTCCCCGTAATCATTCATGAATGTAGCATTATTGGTCCTTCGCCTTACCTCCAATCATATTCATCCACCTGGTTCGTTATGTTAATTACGTAGAACTTTTTACGTAGCTCTAGCATAGGTCCTGGTTATCCCACTTAGCATTTTTTAAGAAGTCATTTATCATCGTAAACATTTTCATTATCAATAATTTTTGTGGAGTTTTTcactaaaaaagaaagaaaaaaaaacaaccaTGATTACACCGGCGATCTTCTTTAGGAAGGGGGGTAGTCGACCCTGGCGCGCCACATAATTTTAGTACGATGAGGGTGGATAGGATCATTCATCGTGCATGCAAGCAGCGGACCGTGCGGAGGCCCTCCTGACGTGGGTTGTGGGGAGACATGGTCCAACTGATAGTGGACAGGGCAGACTGTCCAGACTCCACTAAGGTTCCTCCCACTTTGAGGAGGGTATCTGGGATTTCGAACGTCCTGTCCGGTCTAGACTGATTTGGTGCTCGACATTAGATGACTAAAAGTGTTTGAACCGTTTGATTCGAACGTTGGAGTTTTCACAATGTAAAGTGGACGTTACGGCATGAATCCTCGCAATTACTTGTTAGGATTTTACATATCGATCATTTTGCACCATGTCAGCCACTGGTGCTTCAATTAGCAGCCACTGGTGCTCGAAATGGCAGCCACCTGACGTGTGACCGCGGCGAGGTATGCTGGGATCGGCCGCCAGCGATGGTGCAACTGCGACAACCACGTGCGGGAGCCACGCCCCGATGACGCTGGGACTGACAATCAACGACGTTGGATCACGCTTGTCGATGCTGCGACTGACAGAGAGGGATGCTGGAAGTGGCGACACCAAAAGCTATGATCGGTTCAAccacaatgctgcaaccggtgagcaggggcggagccaggattttggTATGGGGGGCCAAGTCAAGTTCCTAAAAATTTTCTAGACCAAAAAATAACAATCATCATACTGTAATACATGCCACACGATTCCAAAACATTGATACAATTGTATAAGTTCAAATTTACCTTTACAATTGCCAATAACATGACAAAAAATTAATAATTTCACTGGAAGAGAACTTACATGTTAAATTTTTTCAACGTTTAACCCAAGTAAGTCTCTCGTTTGGCGCTTAAAATAAAATCAATATTTTGGAGGCACTTCTTAGAGCTTCAACTTGCTTGTCTGGTGGCGGCTCCCAATTTGACATCATGAGTGTCAATGGACCAGATTTATGACTTGCACATCAGCCTTATTAACATTTTCAATGGAGAACTAGAAGCAACCTGCTTAAATAATGAATTAACGTGGACAGTGTTTGACAACGCTTTTCTCTTCATAACTGCTGAATTGCAGTGTGACAATTAGCTATTGGATAAGTTTGACATAGGGAAAATTTGCATCACAAATAATTACTCATACAAGATAATTTGCATCACGGTCACTATAATTTTTAGGACATGTACAGGATAGGATTTTTTCATAGAATCGTAGCATTACAAGTCAGATAACCAGAACATGTAAACTAGTAAAATCTGATGTATATGTTCAACAATGATACAACATGAGAATTGAGATTAGTAGATGCATGGTGTGATGTGCTGATGTGCTAAACCTTGGGTCCTTGGCTAGTTTCTGTTGGTTGGAATTAGGCTGCGTGCCTGCGTCGCGCGGTCGCAGTTATGCCGTATGAATAGGATCGGGAGCAATAGGTCAGGGAGAAGAGCTAGAGCTAGGGCGGGCGAGGGCACGGAGCAGCGGCGACTAATTTACGTACATTTTTTTATGAGCCTATTCCACGTACAAGCTAATATTTTCCTTGAGCTTTTTTGGAGCTAAACGTACGTACAAGCTGATCACGCGAGAACGCAGAGCCCAGGCCGCTGGAAGCGGATCCTCTAACATCCTCAAGGGATGTCACGAAGCTACAGTGACATGCGTGTGTAAAACGGAGAAGGAATGGCAGGGTTACTATAGCAATTACTGTGCAAATTTACTGTAGCATGTACAAAAATAAATCGAAAAATAATTTTATTGCATCATAATTTTGTTTGTATGTAATCTTTGTAAATGTATACAGTAGATTTGTAATTTGCAAATTAATTATAATCATTTTAGGTTTAACCATATAGATGTGAAGAAAGGATGTCACGGTTACTGTAGCTTACGTGACATCCCTTGAGgatgttagaggatccggttccCAGACCGCTAGTGTGGGCTTGACATGGGNNNNNNNNNNNNNNNNNNNNNNNNNNNNNNNNNNNNNNNNNNNNNNNNNNNNNNNNNNNNNNNNNNNNNNNNNNNNNNNNNNNNNNNNNNNNNNNNNNNNNNNNNNNNNNNNNNNNNNNNNNNNNNNNNNNNNNNNNNNNNNNNNNNNNNNNNNNNNNNNNNNNNNNNNNNNNNNNNNNNNNNNNNNNNNNNNNNNNNNNNNNNNNNNNNNNNNNNNNNNNNNNNNNNNNNNNNNNNNNNNNNNGGAATACATGCGTTCCTATCGCTAATTACACAGCATCGTTCGATCATTAGGGGGGGCAGGCCCCTGCTCGCCCCCCTTGACTCCGCCACTGCCGGTGAGAGCATGTGTTGGAAACCGTGACGCCCGTCGCCGTCAATGCTGAAACCAGTGGCACCAAAGGCTGAAACAGGCAACGGCCATTGCTGCGATAGACGAAAGTGTTGGCTGCGTTGTTGCCGCCGATTTGCTAAAACTGGGtagcgacggtgtggtgacgagcgTCATGACTCATGATGCTGCAACTTGGATGCACAATTGTTATGATCGGCAGTGGGTTGCATTGGCGACGACGAGGAACGCTAGCGACGGACGACGGCGACAGGAGAGGGAGGTGCGAGCTGCCAATGGAGGTCGGCGTGGgggtcgcggaggtgctgcaagccCATGATGGCAGCGCCTATGAGGGCACACAAAAGGGGGCGACAAATGCACGTGACCGAGGAAGTAAGCGAAATGATCATCATGCGGCTGTGCGTTCTTTGTGCGCTGTTGAATCAACGGCTCGCTAGGCCACCGATCTGGAGCTTGCGCCAGTCGACCGGCGCCTAACGTCGCCCTCCACCAAACGATCAACGGCTCAAGTGCTCAACGCTGGCGCCGTTTGGATTCCTTTTCTCTAAGGGCCTGACTCATGGCAGAAGCGTTGCTCAACGGTGCTGAGTTTAGTCAAAGTAATGTTGACCGCAGATTTAGATCGGAGCTAGCTAGCGCCATTGTTGCCACTATTGCCTGCCTTACTTTTATTCAATCGACGGTGGACGAAAGGCGACACGCACCCGTGTGCAAATACTAGGATCATAGTATTCCCCGGTCCCAATTGTCATCTTGTCGCCTATTCTTTTCAGGGCTTCGGGTTTTCAGGATACGGAGAACTCTCTCTGTGCATATCCTCGTGACGTAGATCGATTGATATGGGCGATGCTGCTGAAATTCGTCTGCAGATCGCAGGTCCCTCTCGCTCTCCATCTTGAATTCTTGATGCTGGAATCTTGTTGTGCTGACCAAATTGCAGGCTGGATCGATTGTAACCGGACTAATCGGCCGGCGATGCAGGTACAGGAGGCGTAGCTGACAATGGCACGTCTCCAGCAACCGCCGCGCTGCCGACGATGTCGGAACGCGTACGATGGTGGGCGGTGGTGCTCGTCAACATCGTGTTCCTCCTCGGCGGGCAGAGCGTCGCGAGCTTCCTCGGCAGGATCTACTACGACCAGGGTGGCGGCAGCTTGTGGATGGCCACGGTGGTTCAGTCCTGCGGCACGCCGCTCGCCATCCCACTGCTCCTCTACTTCCGGCGCCGCCCTAGGTCCACTGCGGTGACGCGGCTGCCTCTCATCAAGATCTCGGCCATCTACGCCGGCCTGGGGGTCCTCCTCGCCGCCGACAACCTGATGTACTCGTACGCGCTCCTCTACCTGCCGCTGTCGACCTACTCGCTCATCTGCGCGACGCAGCTCTCCTTCAACGCCGTCTTCTCCTACTTCCTCAACAAGGAGAAGTTCACGGCGCTCATCCTCAACTCCGTCGTGCTGCTCACCTTCTCCGCGGCGCTCGTCGGCGTGAGCCACGGCTCGGATGGGACCAACAGCAGCGTCCCGGAGGGGAAGTTCCCGCTGGGGTTCGCGCTGACGCTGTCGGCGTCGGCGCTCTTCTCCCTGATACTGTCCCTGATGCAGCTGACCTTCGACAAGGTGCTCAAGAGCGACACCTTATACGACGTGATGGAGATGCAGTTCTGGAGCAACACCGCCGCGGCCGTCGTGTCGGTGGCCGGGCTGTTCATCTCCGGCGAGTGGAGCACcctggacggcgagatggacgggtACAAGAAGGGCAAGGTGGCCTACGGGATGACGCTGGCGTGGACGGCCATATCGTGGCAGCTGGCCACCGTGGGCATGATGGGGCTCGTCGCGGCGGTCTCGTCGCTCTTCACCAACGTGATCAGCACCGTGGGGTTGCCGCTGTCGCCCATCGTCGCGGTGATCTTCTTCGGCGACCGGATGGACGGGGTGAAGGTGCTGGCGATGCTCATAGGGGTATGGGGGTTCTTGTCCTACATCTACCAGCACTACCTTGATGATGCCAAGGTTAAGAAGATACTACTAGCTGAGCGATTAGCCGACGACGACGAACACCACACTGTAAAACTCAATACAGAGTGAATAGAATACGCAGGACTTAGACTGTGCTCACCCCGTTCTTAAAAAAACCTTGTTCATCCCTGTGAGgattttagtattttactaaatcatgtTGCAATACTATCACCTATAATTTTTTTTGAGAGCACGAGAGCTTTAGAAGAGAAAATGTTGGGCCAAGTCCCTCCACATGAAGATGTGTTGGCAGCCCAACATCAGCCAACATAAATTTAACACATGTGAGTCGTCAATCACGACTGCATTCAACTGCTGAGAGTGCTTTCAAGGTAAGTAAGTGAAAGAGAAAATCTAGCCACTTCACCTTGCTGGGGTGGTTGTCATTGTGAAAGTGAGAGAGCACACAATAGGAACACAACCcgtgagagagaggaagaagaagaaattctTTGCCGCACCTGACTGACAGTATTCAAGCTGGTGACTGGACTCAAACGTGCTTGGATTGGCACTAAACTTTGTGAACTCATTTCTTACTTTTGAGTATTTTGATCTGGTTAGCTGGTTTGAGGATTGAGCCACTGGAAATTCAGATGGGGAAAATCGAGTTGGAGAATCAAGAGGCGGCGATCAAATGAGAGCTCGAGAAGGCCAAGACACTTGAAGAGACTAAGCTTGAGAAGGAGATGTTGCAACTCGCACGGGACGCGAAGGATGCGAAGATCCTGTTGGCAGACGAAACCCTCTTGGATAAGCATGCAAAGAAgtggcttgtggagaagaaggagaTCAACGACTGAAGGGAGTACAAGGTGGCTAGGGCGGCTACTGCAGCAGCGGAGCATGCGGCTCGAATGCAGGCGGAGCATGACACATGGATGGCCTCGGAGCAGGCGGCATGGATGGCGTCCAGCGAGTGATCCGTCACACTTGAACACTGATTTTATTTTGGCATTTCTGAATTGTTGAACTATGATTTATTTTGCTTTGTTCGAGCTGTTGAATTGAGGCAATCTATATCGTATGATCAATATGCATTGATTTCATGAATTTGAGACACCACATTTAAGGTGTGTGGACGTGCGACAGTCTATATGACGGGTCACCCGGCGCAGTCCGCGGATGTATAGATGACCGGATTTGCCAAATCCGACCGTAGATATTCTCATTTCCATCTTTTGGGAAATAGTCTTTGTATATATGGTCCAAAAGATGAAAATTTTGAAGCAAGTAATCCACCTAAAAGATGGACCGACATAGTATGACGGTACTGCTACTGGTAAGCTTGCATGTTGCCTAGTTGGGCACTGGCTCGAAGTATCGAACATGCCTAGTAAGGATTTATGTGACGTGGCGACGGCGGTACCTCACGATGGCTCTCAACACAGTCCTGTACTACCATACCCATGACGTCGCGCTGGCCAGCCCCGACGATGACACACATCAAATTGGACCTTCCTGCCGGCTCGTTCGTTTTCAGAGGCTCTCAACTTTCGGTGGCACCTTACTGATACAAGGTGGTAGACAAATTTTCGGCCGACTGCGTGCAAGGCAACGGCCGCTTCAAGCCGTTTGCTGCGTGACTATACTTTCTTGGCCTGTTCGCACATGTTTGCATTCGATTCACTGAGAAAGGCATTTTGTACTAAACTTTTGTACTTATTTTAAAATAAGTGCACCATACCATAAGTTCAATTAATACAATTTTCTATTACTAATCACATAAGAATATTTTTAAATAATATATTCATTATTACACAATTGTCATGTATGTCAATGAACTTTTTGGCTCTACAAAACCTAACAATTAAAGGTACACTTAAGAGTTTCCTAAAGTAGAGGGGGTAATGGGCCCCTTTGACCCCATGAAGCTCCGTCACTGCATAATGCCAAAGGACCAAACGGCGGGGCAAAGAGCACCTTTTCCTTctagttaattattgttcccaACAAGGAGAGGAGAGTATTAATCTGTCTTGTCCCATTCAAAAACAACGGTCATGCCTAAGTTAACTTCATTCTAACAAGACCTTTCTTCCATCCATAGTACTTATATATGACGGGTAACGACTACTCGTCACACCTTGGGAGACTCTCATAATAGACAGACTTATCAACTGAGCGATCAAAACGTGATCAGCCTGACGTGAACCTAACGCCCGTGGTCGGCAACCACATGTTGCACTCGAAGAACCGTGCCATGGTGAAGTTACTAGCCTCGGCCTGGCTCATATTCACGTGGTAGCCCGACCACCTCACCATGCCGGCGCTGGGGCCGTGTTCGTGTACTCCCGGTAGTAGATGGTGATGAGCATGGTCTGGTTGTTGTCACATGCAAGCCACACCTCGGGCCGCACCACAACGCCGATGTAGAACTGCATGAACACCACCCATGAGTACGCCTTCCACGGCCGGCCCAGGAAGATCTACGTGCCGGGGCCTTGTCGCTCTGGTTGGCCTGCGCGCGTAGGAGGTCGTCGTGCGCGGAGACGTTGCAGAACTAGAGTTGTTGACGCGGCCCTGGGCTGTGACGGAGTTCTTCTGGCCCTGGAGTGGGGCGCAAGCCAAGATGAGACAATTCTGGAAGATGGCGGCGGCGCCAAAGACGAAGTCGACAGTCCCGGCGATGTGGCAGGCTCAgcgaaactgacagtgcacttagtTTAAAATAAGTACTGCCTCCTCCTAGCACGCGCACTCGCTCCTTTGGCATTGTGCAGTGGCAAAGCTTCATGGGGGTCAAAGGGGGCATTGCCCCCTCTACTCTAGAAAAACTCTTAAGTGTACCTTTAATGATTAGACTTGAATATAAAAAAATTCTCAGAGTCCATGCATAACTTATCTTCTTCGCCCCTCAACTCAGATTAGCCCCCTCAACAATCTtcttcaagctccgccactggcaTTATGCATGACATTTCTTTAAGTGTTACCTTGTATATCACTCTAAGAAAGAAATTCAGTGGGTTGACAACGTGAGAATACAATCTATGGTATATTACCAAACAATATTTCAATATCCAAGCATAATATTGTTATGCAACACAAACTGAAATTCATTTAATGAAATGGCTTGCTTGACCATTTAAAAGAACTCCACATGGTGATTAACTGTCGACATATTTGGCTACTACCGCTCCAACTAAAATCACTGGCATATAGTGTTGATTCACGGGGAGGAACTCACCTCAGACTGCTCACCCTCCTGTGTCTTGTCCCTCGCGTTAGTGTGTGGCGGCTCACTGGAACAAGAGAGATGGGGCTCCTCTTCTAGGTCAGCCCCATATGGGCCTGGGCCACTTGGGCCTCAcattcaacactccccctcaagaggGGTGATAGATATCTATCATTCCCATCTTGTCACATGCTAGATTGCATTCTTTAGTTACCAATCCTTTAGTCAAACAGACTGCAATCTGTTGCCCAGAACTCACATGCTCAATCTTGATGATCGCAACGTCAAGCTTttctttgatgaagaatatgtctaTTTCCACATGCTTGGTTCTATCATGCTGCACTGGATTGTGTGCTATGTTGATTGCTGATTTTTTATCACACCACACATTCATACAACTTGTCTTCAATATCTTTAATTCTGCCAATAGATTCCTGGTCCACAACATCTCACTCAGTCCCTTGGACATGACTCTGTATTCAGCCTCTGCAGTTGATTTGGAAACAACATGttgtttcttgcttctccaagATACTAGATTTTCTCCTACAAAGACACAATAGCCTGAAGTTGACCTCCTGTCATCCAGACAGCTAGCCCAATCAACACCACAATAACCATCTACAACAAGGTGTCCATAACTCTTGAACAATAGTCCCTTCCCAGGAGAACCTTTCAAGTATATCAAGATTCTATGTACCGCGTCAAGATGTCCACTTCTAGGCTCATGCATGTATCTACTCACAACACTTACTGCAAATGCAATGTTTGGTCGTGTATGACACAAGTACAATAATCTTCCCACCAATTGCTGATACCTCTCCTTATCCACTGGCTCTCCTGATTGAGCAGTCACTTTGTGGTTTTGATCAATTGGGGTTGTGGCTGCCCGACATCCTAAAATTCCTACATCACTTAGGAAATCTAAAATATACTTCCTCTGAGATAGCGCGATCCCCTTGGCAGACCAGGCCACTTCTATGCCAGGAAGTATTTGAGTTGGCCTAGATCTTTGACTCCAAAGGGCTTACCCAAACACTCTTTCAGTCTTACTATTTCTTCTTTGTCACCCCCTCTGataataatatcatccacatatgctgcAAGTATAGTGATTTTCCCTCCTTTATGTTTGTAGAACACTGTATGATCACCGTTACACTGCCCATACCCCATATTACATACATCACGTATGAACTTGTCGAACCATGCTCTTAGAGACTGTTTCAGACCATAGAGAGATTTCTTTAACCTGCATACCTTGCCAACAGTCTCAGACATAGAGAACCCTGATGGCATTTCCATGTAGACCTCCTCTTTCAGGTCCCCATGCAAGAAAGCATTCTTCACATCAAGTTGATGTAAGGACCACCCGAAATTCGCTGCACAAGAGATCATGATCCTCACAGTGTTCATCTTTGCTACTGGAgcaaaggtctcatcatagtcaatgccGTAGGTCTGGCTGTACCCCCTCGCCACAAGCCTTGCTTTGTACCTTTCAATCTTCCCTTCTGCATTCTACTTCACAGTGTATACCCACTTGCAGCTAATTGCCTTCTTTCCTCTTGGAAGAGGTGTTAGTATTCCATGTCTTGTTCTTACTTAATGCCTCCAGCTCCTCTATCATAGCTGCTCGCCAGTTGGATCCACTTTTGCTGCCTTCCAATCAGTTGGAAGAGACACCAGCTGAAGAGAAGCAACAAATGCTTTATGGGTTGGAGATAATGCTTCATAGGAAACATAATTTCCAATATCATTGGCATCGAACCCATACTTTGGCTCTGGTATCCCTGCCTTTTCTCGAGTACCTTTGCTCAAAGCAATTGGCAAGTCCTCTGTGTCAGATGAGCTTGCATTGCTGCCTTGCTGCTCCCCCTGCACCTGTGTTGGCTACTCCCCCTGAACATGATGATGTCGTCTTGAATATACTTGAGGGTTATGCTCCTCATTCACCTTCTGCCACCTATGAGAAGCATCACCTTGCTTCCATGAATACACCTTTAGCTGCTTCTCTTGCTTTGCCGTCCACCTCAGTACACAAACGATCTGTGAGGGAGCACCACCTGCCTGACTCGGCACCCATCAGTCACAATCGGTCATTCACACTGTGATGTTATCATTTTCTGGGGCTACTTCTCGCTTCGTTGTATCGGAATATCACCCTCAATTGGTTGCTGCAGCACTGAATCGGCACCAGAATCGACACCACCACCACTCTCCCCTTCTTGACCTATCACAGTAGACTGGGTGTGGTCAAGACTTCCAAATAATCCACTAAGATCATTTTTCCCACCATAAAATGGTTCGAATTCCCTGAAGGTGACATCCATGCTCACAAAGGTCCTCCATTCGGAAGGACTCCAACACTTGTAGTCGTGCTGCCCAGAAGAGTACCCAGTGAAGATACACTTGATGGCCCGTGGATCCAATTTGCCCATAGATGGCCTGTGATCCCTGACAAGCAGACACAACCGAACAACTTGGGAGGAACCACAAAATCATCCTTCCCAGAAGTAACTCAGAAGGTGACTTCATACCCAGTACTCTCGATGATGTGTGATTGATCAGGTATGTCGCAGCCATCACAACTTCACTCCACAAGAATTTCGGCACATTCGTAGTAAACATCAGCGATCGAGCAACCTCCAGAATATGACGATTCTTCCTTTCTGCCACCCCATTCTGAGGAGGAGTGTCCGAACATGAGGTTTGGTGCAAAATCCCATGCTCTGATAAGAAGGTCCCAAACACTTTGTTCACATactcagtgccattatcacttcttatcACTTGTACCTGAACCTTGAAGTGATTTTTCACATAGGCATAGAAAGACTTGAAGCATTGGAAAATTTCATCCTTGTGACACATCAAATAGATCCATGTCATACGTGAGTGGCAGTCAATAAAGGTCACAAAATATTTTGCACCACTAACCGACACCATCgaacttgtccacacatccgagtGAACAAGCATGAATGGGGATATACTCCTAAGTCCCTTACTCACATAAGACATCCTCGTGTGTTTTGCGAACTCACACGCATCACATTTCAGCTTGTTCTTATCGACTCCATGCATTACATCAGGAAACAACTTGAACATTTTATCAAAGGATACATGCCCCATTCTGTAGTGATGTTTCATCGCCACAAACTCTCTTTCTTCCACAATTGCCGCTAACACTGGGCTACCCGCCCGACCAAGCCCCTCATGGTCCATGTACCACATCCCCCTACGCCTTATTCCAGTCCCAATCCTCCTTCCAGTCGGCCCGTCCGCAATCAAGCACATTTTTCTGTCAACTGTTATTCTACTATCCATCTGGTCAATTAGAGCACTAAAAGATAATAGATTGGTCAGAAAAGATGGCACATGTAGGACCGAAGATAACTTAATCTCAGGTGTACATTAAACTGTACCAATGCCCTTAATAGGCTGTGAGGTCCCGTCAGCAGTACATATCATTTTACTTTGAGAGGGAGTGAGCTCATCATATGACTCAAGCTCCCTGAAGTCACCTGCAACATGTTGAGAAGCACTAGAGTCTAGAATCCACTCCGGATCAGTCCTATGAGCAACAATTGTGGCCTTTTCAGTGTCATCTCCATTGGTACAGATAAAGAGGGCCGAACTTGTCCTCTCCTCCTCGATGGCCGCCGTCGTGTACATCATGCGAGCCACCCTTACCCGTGCAACATCAAAGGCTGCTTCAGCGGAGGCCAGACGTGCACGCAACACTGCTTCCTCCTAGATGCCAGCGAGCAGGGCATCCTCCAAGTCTCTGCTTGCCAGGGCACACCCAACTAGATCTCCGCCTTCTCTCATCACTTCATCTCCTACATGCCTTCCTCCTTCCTATGCACCACACGAACATCCATCATCCGACCACACCGAATCCATGACCCTGACCTCACCACCTTTCATCTTCCTCCCGTAACTCTGCAAACAACCACAACAACACTAGCAACCCTCAGGTGCAAGCAGTAGCAGTAGAgatcaatcttgct
This window harbors:
- the LOC119358144 gene encoding LOW QUALITY PROTEIN: probable purine permease 11 (The sequence of the model RefSeq protein was modified relative to this genomic sequence to represent the inferred CDS: deleted 2 bases in 1 codon; substituted 1 base at 1 genomic stop codon) translates to MEVGVGVAEVLQAHDGSAYEGTQKGATNARDRGSKRNDHHAAYSPVPIVILSPILFRASGFQDTENSLCISSXRRSIDMGDAAEIRLQIAGSAGDAGTGGVADNGTSPATAALPTMSERVRWWAVVLVNIVFLLGGQSVASFLGRIYYDQGGGSLWMATVVQSCGTPLAIPLLLYFRRRPRSTAVTRLPLIKISAIYAGLGVLLAADNLMYSYALLYLPLSTYSLICATQLSFNAVFSYFLNKEKFTALILNSVVLLTFSAALVGVSHGSDGTNSSVPEGKFPLGFALTLSASALFSLILSLMQLTFDKVLKSDTLYDVMEMQFWSNTAAAVVSVAGLFISGEWSTLDGEMDGYKKGKVAYGMTLAWTAISWQLATVGMMGLVAAVSSLFTNVISTVGLPLSPIVAVIFFGDRMDGVKVLAMLIGVWGFLSYIYQHYLDDAKVKKILLAERLADDDEHHTVKLNTE